The Arachis ipaensis cultivar K30076 chromosome B07, Araip1.1, whole genome shotgun sequence genome includes a window with the following:
- the LOC107605881 gene encoding RNA-binding KH domain-containing protein RCF3 isoform X2, with translation MDRSRSKRNYYYDQDYDSDTLARTRPRYNHHYNNVPVHRHRGGGGGGGGGGGGRQFKTQDSPLTVTTSYRILCHDLKAGGVIGKSGSIIKSIRQHTGAWINVHELIPGDEERIIEISDTRRRDPEGRMPSFSPAQEALLMIHDRILESDAAFGVGEEDEEYGLPGGGGGRGGGGGGNSRVASRLVVSRMHVGCLLGKGGKIIEQMRMETKTQIRILPRDHNLPRCVSMAEEIVQLKSWKGGTIFSFKSILTLNWWFGVHFFVCFGLLICFMMYA, from the exons ATGGATAGGTCTAGATCTAAGAGGAACTACTACTATGACCAGGACTATGATTCTGACACCCTCGCTAGGACCAGGCCCCGCTATAACCACCACTATAACAACGTTCCAGTTCACCGCCACCGcggaggaggtggtggtggtggcggcggcGGCGGAGGACGCCAGTTTAAGACTCAGGACTCGCCGTTGACGGTTACCACCAGCTACCGCATTCTGTGCCACGATTTGAAGGCCGGCGGCGTCATCGGGAAGTCTGGCAGCATAATAAAGTCCATACGGCAGCACACCGGCGCATGGATCAACGTCCACGAGCTGATCCCCGGCGATGAGGAGCGGATCATCGAGATTTCCGACACTCGCCGCCGCGACCCTGAGGGGAGAATGCCGTCGTTTTCGCCGGCGCAGGAGGCGCTCCTCATGATCCACGACAGGATCCTGGAGAGCGACGCTGCGTTCGGGGTCGGGGAGGAGGATGAGGAGTACGGCCTCCCTGGCGGAGGAGGCGgaagaggtggtggtggtggcgggaACAGTCGTGTGGCGTCGAGATTGGTGGTATCGAGAATGCATGTAGGGTGTTTGTTGGGAAAAGGAGGGAAGATTATTGAACAAATGAGGATGGAAACAAAGACACAAATTAGGATACTCCCTAGAGATCACAATCTACCCCGTTGTGTTTCCATGGCAGAAGAGATTGTTCAG CTAAAGAGCTGGAAAGGTGGAACAATTTTCAGCTTCAAAAGCATTCTGACTTTGAATTGGTGGTTTGGAGtacatttttttgtttgttttggatTATTGATTTGTTTTATGATGTATGCCTGA